The proteins below come from a single uncultured Carboxylicivirga sp. genomic window:
- a CDS encoding DUF6261 family protein: MIESIKKSYLSAGETFTLASRCKEIITPEISTQLGLVEPVKTLDFAMGTLNTSMGNSSKSSFTEQLKDLDRLCDRSVMLLSNMAEAFTYSHVEEEAAAGKKILAIIRKHIPVLSDLGYVNQMARMKTLYSELVSDTNKSVLETLRLTAYVEQMSICRNNFEATYISKNQSEAETAPIIKTKEATAQTIAALEAMFSLINAHLLLTGGETIEKLVANLNQIIDSIHKAAK, translated from the coding sequence ATGATTGAATCCATTAAAAAATCCTACTTAAGTGCAGGCGAGACCTTTACTTTAGCCAGTAGATGTAAAGAAATCATCACACCCGAAATTTCGACACAACTAGGACTAGTCGAACCGGTTAAAACGCTTGATTTTGCTATGGGAACCCTTAATACCAGCATGGGCAATTCATCTAAAAGTAGTTTTACCGAACAGCTCAAAGATTTAGATCGTTTGTGCGATCGTTCTGTCATGTTATTATCCAATATGGCCGAAGCATTTACCTATAGCCACGTTGAAGAAGAAGCTGCGGCCGGCAAAAAAATTCTAGCCATTATACGAAAGCACATCCCAGTATTAAGCGACCTGGGCTATGTTAATCAAATGGCTCGTATGAAAACCCTTTATTCCGAATTAGTTTCGGATACCAATAAAAGCGTACTGGAGACACTTCGACTTACCGCTTATGTGGAGCAAATGAGTATCTGTCGCAATAACTTCGAAGCTACCTACATCAGCAAGAATCAAAGCGAAGCCGAAACAGCTCCCATTATAAAAACCAAAGAAGCAACCGCACAAACCATTGCTGCATTAGAGGCTATGTTCAGCCTTATTAATGCACATTTATTACTTACTGGTGGCGAAACCATCGAAAAACTGGTTGCCAACCTTAATCAAATCATTGACTCGATACATAAAGCAGCTAAATAA
- a CDS encoding glycohydrolase toxin TNT-related protein (This protein contains a domain related to Tuberculosis Necrotizing Toxin, which is the C-terminal effector domain of outer membrane channel protein CpnT, and which has a lethal NAD+-glycohydrolase activity.) produces the protein MIKRLLLSLICIWSLTALSAQTVYPIRSYTILTPPMPYSLSSFAGETGKMQLNINVDDISLDNYPVKFRLFITGNGIRLYTKPNMIQDPYYLFGGMTETLTGLDLAPLFDPNNLIFEGFSKRQYEVEGRLPEGVYQVKVEVWDYHHNINISQAIPGVAVMYLTRAPQLTLPFDNSELDILNNLNIRFSWMGFVPNDPLSDIVYEFKLWEILPDGRSKYEVANSVAPIFTQQTSEAYLVYDMGMPPLQTGRSYAWQVQAVDLDNRARFQNDGYSDVFQFRYGASCPNATISIKEIGNTQATFNISMSKGAQLYRIFYKTEDTEEWQSTETDNRSYTLTNLDENTTYQVKVVCLCGNDESDESSVTTFKTKWDIDYTCGTNLAGVDLSNTEPLAELKRFGLFKAADFTIEVVEVSGSDGRFSGSGFALVPYLGFIKFGVDFDNVFINSDRRMTEGEVKFQFNKDTGLMLDLGSVMAALTPDNDNTITVDPSEAVDQSTDYVIKVDDEISSVVVTDSTVTVVTVGGESKTYTANPGQTVGVVSPDGKTVYVADTSTGQVYTAPNPNTANTNANSVVSPAQSGEYGVTATFSPASNMRYGYDAVGNGTNKPNTYFNTDKQGNKIAWKSLGNGRADYVDVSINGADPDSIRFLRSSGMLASTIDQGGKKQLLLTGMAGGQEETLTAAFVKTTKVNDSTQNETLTEAGALGLVNYDYLLKTVHLIPVNGAKCPNNAGAVRDLLNQYYGSAVVEWEVRVEKGFETDKINSDGFNTEDKTLLSKYTSDMNTIISRYKKQDGVSINKDHLYLFFVECTTNKQGFMPLTGRYGFIFNFGSNAETIAHELGHGAFNLWHTFSDKGQYKLTEGSTPNLMDYSGGTELWKYQWDLIHDPQNILFAWGVDEDESQAISSDYNAIIKSRRICHSETLDNLLLKDRNRFAFRSPDNLFNDENHNLFSFAFSDASSIDIKMFEHDDRVYPPYRGSVAIINIGDIEYNARFKGTVTDFEFKGFFSTENGVSEIFELDKVVEYTSEVQLPFVKQGEDGKYYYRIANLSDLGSDDTEDKYKELSDCQCFEQTGSSVEANGVSGFAVTPEELQAINDILKASPQDLNPISNVYYVTSKAEAEVIQLKLSGTAEAIAIDKTNNKTYLITTASIYEVDGNPDSFAVFMNLAKAQAIAGFKILIELNTLLLENATIPQKYWNLENPEYSAKYYKAFAILGYSEEEFAFFCGVYDGVLEVVGDVAGVLNLFIATENPGELKEMLSGVFNLKAIKDVIVDAHTGKNKYELQHQIGTDVVYVATFVYAAKDLPKAAADITNAINKNIKYATKKAAKVFNSFTDAVKATLKKTPDGFIVEVLEDQTILFKKGDNIIATRTPEGNLYSGEIDETVTNSNALNDFGVEDDGFWDILDEYGDSGDILELEDWIRISKWDYPPSKDCYIKYKTVYDKPKYFNQKTGEVIYPKDDGFKDISKAIDKKLNKGDIIDRYGSEDGDFLSPESTPWEERSIPPFTDKSVNTDYPYTKYEVLKEFEVKAGEIASWFDQPGGGQQYYIKGKKIQNLDGDWVDCTIKNLKSNGYIEIVE, from the coding sequence ATGATTAAACGTCTCCTATTATCACTCATCTGCATCTGGTCGCTTACCGCTTTAAGTGCACAAACAGTATATCCTATACGTAGCTATACTATTTTAACACCTCCCATGCCTTATTCGCTCAGCTCGTTTGCCGGCGAAACAGGTAAAATGCAGCTTAACATTAATGTTGACGACATTTCGCTCGATAACTATCCGGTTAAATTCCGCTTGTTTATTACCGGTAATGGCATACGCCTGTATACCAAACCTAATATGATACAGGATCCTTACTACCTGTTTGGAGGTATGACAGAAACCCTTACAGGCTTGGATCTGGCTCCTTTGTTCGACCCCAATAATCTGATTTTCGAAGGATTCTCAAAACGACAGTACGAAGTAGAAGGCCGCTTACCCGAAGGTGTGTATCAGGTAAAAGTAGAAGTGTGGGACTATCATCATAACATCAACATATCGCAAGCCATACCGGGTGTGGCAGTTATGTACCTTACCCGCGCTCCCCAACTAACCCTCCCCTTCGACAACAGCGAGCTGGATATTTTAAACAATCTGAACATACGTTTCTCGTGGATGGGTTTTGTTCCCAACGATCCGCTTAGCGACATTGTTTACGAATTTAAGCTTTGGGAAATATTACCCGACGGACGAAGTAAATACGAGGTAGCTAATTCAGTGGCACCCATCTTTACTCAACAAACTTCTGAAGCTTACCTGGTATACGATATGGGTATGCCACCCCTGCAAACCGGACGAAGCTATGCCTGGCAGGTTCAGGCGGTTGATCTCGATAACAGAGCCCGTTTTCAAAACGATGGCTATTCCGATGTGTTTCAGTTTCGTTACGGAGCATCGTGCCCTAATGCCACCATCAGCATAAAAGAGATTGGAAATACCCAGGCTACCTTCAACATATCGATGAGTAAGGGAGCACAGCTTTACCGCATCTTTTATAAAACCGAAGACACCGAAGAATGGCAAAGTACCGAAACCGATAATCGTAGCTATACCCTTACCAACCTTGACGAAAACACTACTTACCAGGTAAAAGTAGTATGCCTGTGCGGCAACGACGAAAGCGACGAGAGCTCGGTTACTACCTTTAAAACCAAATGGGATATAGACTATACCTGTGGTACCAACCTGGCAGGTGTTGATTTAAGCAATACCGAGCCCTTGGCCGAACTCAAACGCTTTGGTTTATTTAAGGCTGCCGACTTTACCATCGAAGTAGTGGAAGTATCGGGTAGCGACGGCCGCTTCAGTGGTAGTGGCTTTGCCCTGGTACCTTATTTGGGCTTTATCAAATTCGGGGTCGATTTCGACAATGTGTTTATCAACAGCGATCGGCGTATGACCGAAGGCGAAGTGAAGTTTCAGTTCAATAAAGACACTGGTTTAATGCTCGACCTGGGTTCGGTAATGGCAGCCCTTACTCCCGATAATGACAATACCATTACGGTTGATCCTTCGGAAGCTGTTGATCAATCGACCGACTATGTAATTAAGGTAGATGATGAGATAAGCAGTGTAGTAGTTACCGACAGTACAGTAACCGTTGTAACAGTTGGTGGCGAATCAAAAACCTATACTGCCAATCCCGGACAAACAGTGGGCGTTGTATCGCCCGATGGCAAAACCGTTTATGTGGCCGATACCAGTACCGGGCAGGTATACACCGCGCCCAACCCCAACACCGCAAACACCAATGCCAATAGCGTGGTATCGCCTGCTCAGTCGGGCGAATATGGTGTAACAGCCACCTTTAGCCCTGCCTCAAACATGCGCTATGGCTACGATGCAGTTGGTAACGGCACCAACAAACCCAATACTTACTTTAATACCGACAAACAAGGCAATAAAATAGCCTGGAAATCACTGGGCAATGGTCGTGCCGACTATGTGGATGTTAGCATCAACGGAGCTGACCCCGACAGTATCCGCTTTCTGCGAAGCAGTGGTATGCTGGCCTCGACCATCGACCAGGGAGGTAAAAAGCAACTGCTGCTTACTGGTATGGCCGGTGGCCAGGAAGAAACCCTTACGGCAGCCTTTGTAAAAACCACAAAGGTAAACGACAGTACTCAAAACGAAACCCTGACCGAAGCAGGCGCCCTGGGACTGGTTAATTACGATTACCTGCTTAAAACCGTTCACCTGATACCGGTAAATGGTGCCAAATGCCCCAATAATGCAGGTGCCGTGCGCGATTTATTAAATCAATACTACGGATCGGCTGTGGTGGAATGGGAAGTAAGGGTTGAAAAGGGCTTTGAAACTGATAAAATCAATAGCGATGGATTTAATACCGAGGATAAAACGCTACTAAGTAAGTACACCTCGGATATGAACACCATTATAAGCCGATACAAAAAGCAGGATGGTGTTAGCATTAACAAAGACCATCTGTATCTGTTTTTTGTTGAGTGCACCACCAATAAACAAGGCTTTATGCCCCTTACCGGGCGCTATGGCTTTATATTTAATTTTGGTAGTAACGCCGAAACCATTGCTCACGAGTTAGGTCATGGCGCCTTTAACCTGTGGCACACCTTTAGCGATAAGGGGCAATACAAACTTACAGAAGGCTCCACCCCCAACTTAATGGACTACAGTGGCGGCACCGAACTCTGGAAGTACCAATGGGATTTGATTCATGACCCGCAGAATATTTTGTTTGCCTGGGGTGTGGATGAAGATGAATCTCAGGCAATAAGTTCAGATTACAACGCAATAATTAAAAGTAGAAGGATTTGCCATTCTGAAACATTGGACAACCTTTTATTAAAGGATAGAAACAGGTTTGCTTTTAGGAGCCCTGACAATTTATTCAATGATGAAAACCATAACTTATTCTCTTTTGCTTTTTCTGATGCTTCGAGCATAGACATAAAGATGTTTGAACATGACGATCGGGTTTATCCACCATATAGAGGTTCGGTTGCGATTATTAACATTGGGGATATAGAATATAATGCAAGGTTTAAGGGAACGGTAACCGACTTCGAGTTTAAAGGTTTCTTTAGTACAGAGAATGGGGTTTCCGAGATATTTGAACTTGATAAAGTTGTTGAGTATACGAGCGAGGTTCAACTGCCGTTTGTGAAGCAAGGTGAAGACGGTAAATACTATTATAGAATAGCAAACTTATCTGATCTTGGAAGTGATGATACTGAAGATAAGTATAAAGAGTTATCGGATTGTCAATGCTTTGAACAAACCGGATCATCTGTTGAAGCCAATGGGGTTTCAGGCTTTGCAGTAACGCCGGAGGAATTACAGGCAATTAATGACATATTGAAAGCCTCTCCTCAAGACCTCAATCCAATCTCAAATGTTTATTATGTAACAAGTAAGGCTGAAGCAGAGGTAATTCAATTAAAGCTTTCTGGTACTGCCGAGGCAATTGCTATTGATAAAACAAATAACAAAACTTATTTAATAACCACAGCTTCAATTTATGAGGTTGATGGCAATCCTGATAGTTTTGCAGTTTTCATGAATTTGGCAAAGGCTCAGGCAATTGCTGGTTTCAAGATACTGATAGAATTAAATACACTATTGTTAGAAAATGCAACTATACCACAAAAATACTGGAACCTTGAAAACCCTGAATATTCTGCAAAATACTATAAGGCTTTTGCTATTCTAGGTTACAGTGAAGAAGAGTTTGCCTTTTTCTGTGGAGTTTATGATGGCGTATTAGAAGTTGTTGGTGATGTAGCAGGTGTTTTAAACTTGTTTATTGCTACTGAAAATCCTGGGGAACTTAAAGAGATGTTGTCCGGAGTGTTTAATCTGAAAGCTATTAAAGATGTCATTGTAGATGCTCATACAGGTAAAAACAAATATGAATTGCAACATCAAATAGGAACCGATGTTGTTTACGTTGCCACCTTTGTATATGCTGCCAAAGACTTACCAAAGGCTGCAGCTGATATTACAAACGCAATAAATAAGAATATTAAGTATGCAACCAAAAAAGCAGCAAAAGTATTTAATAGCTTTACAGATGCCGTTAAAGCCACTTTAAAGAAAACACCAGACGGATTTATTGTCGAGGTACTTGAGGATCAGACCATATTATTTAAAAAAGGTGACAATATTATTGCCACACGAACACCAGAAGGTAATTTGTATTCCGGTGAAATCGATGAAACGGTTACAAATTCTAATGCACTAAATGATTTCGGTGTTGAAGATGATGGCTTTTGGGATATTTTGGATGAATATGGTGATAGTGGTGATATACTTGAGTTAGAGGATTGGATTAGAATAAGTAAATGGGATTACCCACCATCAAAAGATTGTTATATTAAGTATAAAACCGTTTATGATAAACCAAAATATTTTAATCAAAAAACAGGTGAGGTAATATATCCCAAAGATGATGGGTTTAAAGATATTTCTAAAGCAATTGATAAAAAACTAAATAAAGGTGATATTATTGATAGATACGGTTCTGAAGATGGGGACTTTTTATCACCTGAAAGTACTCCTTGGGAAGAAAGATCCATCCCACCATTCACTGATAAAAGTGTGAATACTGATTATCCGTATACAAAATATGAAGTATTAAAAGAATTTGAAGTAAAGGCAGGAGAGATTGCAAGTTGGTTCGATCAACCAGGAGGAGGTCAACAATATTATATTAAAGGGAAAAAGATTCAAAACCTTGATGGTGATTGGGTGGACTGTACAATTAAAAATTTAAAAAGTAATGGTTATATTGAAATTGTAGAGTAA
- a CDS encoding transposase, which yields MPTGYQIKEQTALYYLTLQIVDWVDIFTRPVYRDIAIKSLKHCIEHKGLQIFAYVIMSNHMHLVAHSSTGDLSNTIRDFKKYTAKRIIDTIEYIPESRREWMLNQFRFNAKKHKRNSNYQVWTHENHAIVLYSNNFIAAKIEYIHNNPVRAKIVQNPEDYLYSSARNYASLSSVLDIEPLVLPVITIK from the coding sequence ATGCCAACAGGTTACCAAATAAAAGAACAAACAGCATTATACTACCTAACATTACAAATTGTTGATTGGGTTGATATTTTTACAAGACCTGTTTACAGAGATATTGCTATAAAAAGCTTAAAACACTGCATTGAGCATAAAGGTTTACAGATATTTGCTTACGTTATTATGAGCAATCATATGCATTTAGTGGCGCACAGCTCAACTGGTGATCTTAGCAATACAATCCGCGACTTTAAGAAATACACAGCAAAGAGGATTATTGACACCATTGAGTACATACCTGAAAGCAGAAGAGAATGGATGTTAAACCAGTTTCGGTTTAATGCTAAAAAGCATAAGCGCAATAGTAATTACCAGGTTTGGACACACGAAAACCACGCTATTGTATTATACAGCAACAACTTTATTGCAGCAAAGATTGAGTATATTCATAACAATCCGGTACGTGCCAAGATTGTTCAAAATCCTGAAGACTACCTTTATTCAAGTGCCAGAAATTATGCATCTTTATCATCAGTATTAGATATTGAGCCTTTAGTGTTGCCTGTTATTACTATAAAATAA
- a CDS encoding tetratricopeptide repeat protein: MDNNDRFLDFLSGELSEENQKKLAEELNDDKDLYEEFELQKEILHTIKMGDDDTMDFRNQLKDIGAEFMEEKKSAFRIRPAYWIAAASVITLLSVSTFLGLFRSDRYVGDQMFMEYYEPYGLDINVRGDSESSDIDNAISLYQSGNTDNALEEFEKLKMDNTELSGFFSALCQIELGNIDKAERELEAISTDAVFYSDHINWYLALCYLKQEKMPEAKEKFDEITKGNNQYAKRASRILKKL, translated from the coding sequence ATGGACAATAACGACAGATTTTTAGATTTTCTATCAGGAGAGCTATCTGAAGAGAATCAAAAGAAACTGGCTGAAGAACTCAATGATGACAAAGATCTTTATGAAGAGTTTGAACTTCAAAAAGAGATTCTTCATACCATAAAAATGGGGGACGATGATACCATGGATTTCCGTAACCAATTAAAAGATATTGGTGCTGAGTTTATGGAAGAAAAGAAATCTGCCTTTAGAATTAGACCTGCCTACTGGATTGCTGCTGCATCGGTAATAACATTGTTGTCGGTTAGTACATTTCTTGGACTTTTTAGGTCTGATCGCTATGTAGGTGATCAGATGTTTATGGAATATTATGAACCTTATGGATTAGATATTAATGTGAGGGGTGATAGTGAATCTTCGGATATCGATAACGCCATTAGCTTATATCAATCGGGTAATACAGATAATGCGTTAGAGGAGTTTGAAAAATTAAAAATGGATAATACTGAATTGTCTGGATTCTTCTCTGCATTGTGTCAAATAGAATTGGGGAATATCGATAAGGCCGAACGCGAATTGGAGGCAATTAGTACAGATGCTGTATTTTATTCCGATCATATTAATTGGTATTTGGCGTTGTGCTATTTAAAGCAAGAAAAAATGCCTGAGGCGAAAGAAAAATTTGATGAGATTACCAAAGGAAATAATCAATATGCCAAAAGAGCTTCTCGAATACTTAAGAAACTTTAA
- a CDS encoding sigma factor: MGRLRYSNNELLEGVFNRDSQVIKHIMGLVWVPVRDFVIQNSGKEDDAMNLIQEGFIAIYTKTEKPQLTSSFSTYFQSICRKMWLNELRVRKKENVLLQSVDTAEIIAEESEEEVLYEKRRLLYLKHFNNITRVCQDLLRLVSKGFSNEDITAELAFSSVQYMKNRKTQCSKKLMDMIKEDPQFKELQYGQ; this comes from the coding sequence ATGGGAAGATTACGTTATTCAAATAACGAATTACTGGAGGGTGTTTTTAACAGAGACAGTCAGGTAATTAAACACATTATGGGACTGGTGTGGGTGCCTGTACGTGATTTCGTCATTCAAAACAGTGGCAAAGAAGATGATGCCATGAATCTGATACAGGAAGGATTTATAGCTATTTATACCAAAACAGAAAAACCTCAATTGACGTCCTCTTTCTCTACTTACTTTCAGTCAATTTGTCGCAAAATGTGGTTAAACGAATTGCGCGTTAGAAAAAAAGAGAATGTTTTATTGCAAAGTGTTGATACAGCTGAAATTATTGCAGAAGAATCGGAAGAAGAAGTTCTGTATGAAAAAAGAAGATTGTTGTATTTGAAGCATTTTAATAATATCACCAGAGTTTGTCAGGATTTATTACGTTTAGTTTCTAAAGGATTTTCAAATGAAGATATTACGGCTGAGTTAGCATTTAGCTCGGTGCAGTATATGAAAAACCGTAAGACTCAATGTAGTAAAAAACTGATGGACATGATTAAGGAGGATCCTCAATTTAAAGAACTACAGTATGGACAATAA
- a CDS encoding methyltransferase yields MANSFFRFKQFTVNQEKAAMKVGTDGVLLGAWAGCDNARKILDIGTGSGLIALMMAQRNPNAEIIAIEIDEDACEQANQNFKTSPWSDRLSVVHTSLQDYCYTANKFDLIVSNPPFFNNSLKSSDQARNKARHTDSLSYEELFYCSHQLSEEDAALSFIIPSVSEKEVIRIKNDYDYNLSRVMRVQGDINKQIVRTLFEFKTKPVSSISKKNICIEKGRRHLYSEEYIALTKDFYLAF; encoded by the coding sequence ATGGCGAATTCATTCTTTCGATTTAAGCAATTTACAGTTAATCAAGAAAAAGCAGCTATGAAAGTGGGCACTGATGGTGTTTTACTTGGAGCCTGGGCTGGTTGTGATAACGCTCGGAAGATATTGGATATTGGCACCGGTTCAGGACTAATCGCATTAATGATGGCTCAGCGAAATCCAAACGCTGAAATTATTGCTATTGAAATTGATGAAGATGCATGTGAACAGGCAAATCAAAACTTCAAAACTTCGCCTTGGTCTGATAGGTTGTCAGTGGTGCATACTTCACTTCAAGATTATTGTTATACTGCTAATAAATTTGATTTAATCGTCTCCAATCCACCGTTTTTTAATAATAGTCTTAAATCTTCTGATCAAGCACGTAACAAGGCCAGGCATACAGATAGTCTTTCATACGAGGAATTATTTTATTGTTCACACCAACTGAGTGAAGAAGATGCTGCGCTTTCTTTTATTATTCCTTCTGTATCTGAGAAGGAGGTCATACGAATTAAAAATGATTATGACTATAACCTTTCTCGGGTAATGCGCGTACAAGGTGATATTAATAAGCAGATTGTCAGGACTCTCTTTGAGTTTAAAACAAAACCGGTCTCATCTATAAGTAAAAAAAATATTTGTATTGAGAAAGGTAGACGCCACCTGTATTCTGAGGAATATATAGCTTTGACGAAAGACTTTTATTTGGCGTTTTGA
- a CDS encoding TIGR02757 family protein, translated as MEKIEIKEFLDEKVLKYNQPEFIGNDPIQIPHLFTQKEDIEIAGFMAATIAWGKREQIIKSAHKLMTLFDHAPYQFISEATESDLHHFESFYYRTFTSVDCLYFVKALIEIYRNYNGLEAVFKEGYSNDSIKNALIHFRSVFLSFDSPERTHKHVANILKGASAKRINMFLRWMVRDDNKGVDFGIWKSIDQKDLLLPLDVHTGNISRKLGFLSRKQNDMKALDEVMVHLRGFDPTDPVKYDFALFGLGIDEKF; from the coding sequence ATGGAGAAGATAGAGATTAAGGAATTTCTTGATGAGAAAGTACTTAAGTATAATCAGCCTGAGTTTATCGGTAATGATCCGATTCAAATTCCACATTTATTTACACAAAAAGAAGATATTGAAATAGCAGGATTTATGGCTGCTACAATAGCATGGGGAAAGAGAGAGCAAATTATTAAAAGTGCCCATAAGCTAATGACTCTTTTTGATCATGCTCCTTATCAATTTATTTCAGAGGCAACAGAATCGGATTTGCATCATTTCGAATCTTTCTATTATAGAACATTTACTTCAGTTGATTGCCTTTATTTTGTCAAGGCACTTATTGAAATTTATCGAAACTATAATGGATTAGAAGCTGTCTTCAAGGAAGGATATTCTAATGATAGTATAAAAAATGCATTGATTCACTTTCGTTCCGTGTTTTTAAGTTTCGATAGTCCTGAACGAACACATAAGCATGTTGCCAATATATTAAAAGGTGCATCAGCCAAGAGAATTAATATGTTTTTAAGGTGGATGGTTCGTGATGATAATAAAGGGGTAGATTTTGGCATTTGGAAATCTATTGATCAAAAAGATTTGTTACTACCTCTAGATGTTCATACGGGAAATATTTCGCGAAAATTAGGTTTTTTAAGCAGAAAACAGAACGATATGAAAGCCTTGGATGAAGTTATGGTGCATTTAAGAGGGTTTGATCCTACCGATCCTGTTAAATACGATTTTGCCTTGTTTGGCTTAGGTATAGATGAAAAATTTTAA
- a CDS encoding ABC transporter ATP-binding protein: MMVTCSEVKKSYGNLEVLKGIDLSINKGEVVSIVGASGAGKTTLLQILGTLDKPDKGVVQIDGESVLQMNEKQLARFRNTKIGFVFQFHQLLPEFTALENAILPALINGTSKKQAEKRAKELLSFLSLNHRLEHKPSELSGGEKQRVAVARALINNPAVVFADEPSGNLDSHSQEELQKLFFDLRSEFNHTFVVVTHDYRLAHMCDRMIEMKDGMINGNQNGEDRD; this comes from the coding sequence ATGATGGTAACTTGCTCTGAGGTAAAAAAAAGCTACGGAAATCTGGAAGTTCTTAAAGGAATAGATTTATCAATAAATAAAGGTGAAGTAGTATCTATTGTTGGAGCAAGTGGTGCAGGAAAAACAACTCTACTTCAGATTTTAGGTACACTGGATAAGCCTGATAAGGGTGTTGTACAAATTGATGGAGAGAGTGTTTTGCAGATGAATGAAAAGCAGCTCGCACGTTTTAGAAATACAAAGATTGGTTTTGTTTTTCAGTTTCATCAGTTACTACCTGAGTTTACAGCTTTAGAAAATGCTATTCTACCAGCTCTTATCAATGGAACGAGTAAAAAGCAAGCTGAAAAAAGGGCTAAAGAATTGTTGAGCTTTCTTAGTTTAAATCATCGACTGGAACATAAACCGTCCGAACTTAGTGGCGGAGAAAAGCAACGTGTTGCTGTAGCCCGTGCATTGATTAATAATCCTGCAGTAGTTTTTGCCGATGAGCCATCAGGTAATTTGGATTCGCATAGTCAGGAGGAGCTTCAAAAGTTATTTTTTGACTTGAGATCGGAGTTTAATCATACTTTTGTTGTGGTAACACACGATTATCGTTTGGCTCATATGTGCGATCGTATGATCGAAATGAAGGATGGCATGATTAATGGAAACCAAAATGGAGAAGATAGAGATTAA
- a CDS encoding calcium/sodium antiporter: protein MISFLYLIAGFILLFFSGDWLVKASVNLARHFKVSTLVIGITVVAFGTSAPELIVSLKAVFSGSSDISVGNVVGSNIANIALVLGLVAIIFPVKVKRKNIWIDWLVMLIASIGLVIASLNNVISFIEGTIFLILLALYLIWSIAKSRKAVKEQEVIQEPEISILKAVGFFVIATIGLYFGADWLVYGAQDLAISFGISERVVGLSVVALGTSVPELATSLMAAIKKESDISIGNIIGSNVFNIWAVLGATSVIKPLAVSDAMLRVDYRWMIAVALLLFALLLPLSKGIINRWKGVVLFAVYAIYIFILFV from the coding sequence ATGATATCATTTTTGTATTTAATTGCAGGATTTATTCTGCTCTTTTTTAGTGGCGATTGGTTGGTCAAAGCCAGTGTGAATTTGGCTCGCCATTTTAAAGTTTCAACGTTGGTTATTGGAATCACAGTAGTAGCTTTTGGAACTTCTGCACCTGAACTTATTGTAAGTTTAAAGGCTGTTTTTAGTGGTTCATCTGATATTTCGGTAGGTAATGTAGTAGGATCAAATATCGCCAATATAGCATTGGTATTAGGTTTGGTAGCTATAATTTTTCCGGTTAAAGTAAAACGTAAAAATATTTGGATCGATTGGCTTGTTATGTTGATAGCATCAATCGGTTTGGTTATTGCCAGTTTAAATAATGTTATTTCGTTTATTGAAGGGACAATATTTTTAATACTACTTGCATTATATCTAATCTGGTCAATTGCTAAAAGCCGGAAGGCAGTAAAGGAACAGGAAGTTATTCAGGAGCCCGAAATAAGTATTTTAAAAGCTGTGGGGTTCTTTGTAATAGCTACAATAGGTTTGTATTTTGGAGCCGATTGGTTAGTTTATGGTGCCCAGGATTTAGCTATTAGCTTTGGAATAAGTGAACGTGTAGTTGGATTATCAGTTGTGGCTTTGGGGACGAGTGTGCCGGAGTTGGCAACATCGTTAATGGCTGCTATTAAAAAAGAGTCTGACATTTCAATTGGAAACATAATAGGTTCAAATGTATTTAATATTTGGGCTGTTTTGGGTGCTACTTCAGTTATAAAGCCATTGGCTGTTAGCGACGCTATGTTACGTGTCGATTATCGATGGATGATTGCTGTTGCTCTCTTGTTATTTGCACTGCTGCTACCTTTGTCTAAAGGTATTATCAACCGTTGGAAGGGAGTTGTGTTATTTGCAGTTTACGCTATTTATATATTTATTTTATTTGTTTAA